A single region of the Lepeophtheirus salmonis chromosome 12, UVic_Lsal_1.4, whole genome shotgun sequence genome encodes:
- the LOC121126905 gene encoding uncharacterized protein yields MYVKVLINLYFILFISGNTNGKQSDILNFENHWKKENNMLRNKNILISIEDKLNNIEEIVNERSDSKKNVDEAIKPDLKGSKYSKPEVLHGKMARIKVNMAIKSSGINNLPMQRNNKKSVNYTYNSRNMDKKVKNMDQFFPEVGKIKLSRKKRNSESVDFSSNPNRYERTSKIKNEENVIFNNELQFKNLIDRVEKTMNKIKSFNKNNRTNNGSFDIPHNKLEKSHQNIVPSIKIRNKRSLNKSKDKKSSKLVNHKKKKHNFKNHSSENDEKLDSKTEEKISEKEKNRVTTSSTISLDNITITTNKVNGEIDDIFDNEIDLEKSPNGLILIVYNPGSSKLKFGQMVDGNLDPVMNDTYILESMGKSKMKDTKLNTTINNVLKKYIYETFVNNS; encoded by the exons ATGTAtgtaaaagtattaattaatttatatttcatactttttatctCAGGAAATACAAATGGTAAACaga gtgatatattaaattttgaaaatcattggAAGAAAGAGAATAAtatgttaagaaataaaaacattttgatatcaattgaagataaactaaataatattgagGAAATAGTCAATGAAAGAAGtgacagtaaaaaaaatgtagatgaAGCTATAAAACCAGAtttaaaaggatcaaaatattcaaagccAGAAGTTTTACATGGAAAAATGGCTAGAATAAAGG TAAATATGGCAATTAAATCAAGTGGGATAAACAATTTACCAATgcagagaaataataaaaaatccgtaaattatacatacaattcACGGAATatggataaaaaagttaaaaatatggaccaattttttcctGAAGTTggtaaaattaaactttctcgTAAAAAGAGAAATTCAGAAAGTGTTGACTTTAGTTCGAATCCTAACAGATATGAaagaacttcaaaaattaaaaatgaggaaaatgttatttttaataacgaattacaattcaaaaatttgattgatAGAGTTGAGAAGACCATGAATAAGATAAAGtcattcaacaaaaataatagaacAAATAATGGTTCTTTTGATATACCtcacaataaattggaaaaatcacATCAGAATATAGTACCAAGTATAAAAATTCGCAACAAACGATCATTAAATAagtcaaaagataaaaaatctagtaaattagtgaatcacaaaaaaaaaaaacataatttcaaaaatcactcatcagaaaatgacgaaaaattaGACTCaaaaactgaagaaaaaatatcggaaaaagaaaaaaatcgtgTTACTACATCTTCTACGATATCATTAGATAATATTACAATAACTACAAACAAAGTGAATGGTGAAATTgatgatatatttgataatgaaaTAGATCTTGAAAAATCACCTAATGGACTTATTTTGATCGTTTATAATCCTGGTTCATCAAAGTTAAAATTTGGACAAATGGTGGATGGAAATTTGGATCCAGTAATgaatgatacatatattttagagaGTATGGGAAAATCTAAAAtgaaagatacaaaattaaatacaactattaataacgttttaaaaaaatatatatacgaaacATTTGTCAACAATAGCTAA